Within Candidatus Woesearchaeota archaeon, the genomic segment GCCTGTTAAAGAAATATATATTGAAATAGCGGATGTTGTTTTTAAAAAATATGAATTGATTCAGCAGGCTTTTGAGGATGTTGTAGAGAAAAATCAAAGTTTAGAAAAATTAGGTATTAATAAGGAGTATGCAAAGAAACTTGAAGAATTGGTAAGAGAAAAGATCAAACCTAAAAAGGTCGAAATTCATGGCACTATAAAAATTAAAACTTATTCAGAGAATGGTGTTGAGCGAGTAAAATCTGTTTTGATAAAAGTTGAAAAAACTTCTAAAAATATTTCTATAAAGTATCTTGGTGCAGGCGCATATTCCATACTCGTTGTTGCAAAAGAGTACAAAGAGGCAGAAAAAATACTTAAAGAGGGTTTGAAGATTTTAGAAGATGAATTTGATCAAGATAAATCATCTTCTTATTCATTTGAAAGAAAAGATAAGAAGGATTGAAATGGTTTCAATTCTAAAATGTAAAGAATGTGGCTCTTATGGGCTGAATGCTGAATGTGCTTGCGGGGCTAAAAGAGATCCTGTCAAGCCACCAAAATTTAGTCCGGAGGACAAATATGCCAAGTACAGAAGAAAATATAAAGAGCAGGAATTGGAAAATAACTCGTCATAAAAAAGTGACTTTTAAGAATCCTGTTTTATTGGAAGGATTACCAGGTATAGCTAATGTGGGCAAGATTGCATTGGATTATTTGATAGAGCAGTATGATGCGGATCTTGTTCTTAGTTTTTTTTCTGATTATTTGCCTAATACTGTGTTTGTAAATGAAGATAATTTGGTAGAGTTGCCCAGGATTGAGTTGTATCATAAAAAAATTAATGGAAATGATTTCTTATTTCTTGCAGGGGATGTTCAACCATCTTCTGAACAAGGGAGTTTTTCATTTACAAAAGTGATTTTGGATTTAGCTTGTGAATGGAAATGTTCAACAATAATTACTTTAGGAGGTATTGGTTTGCAGGATATTCCTGAAAAGCCTAAGGTGTTTTGTACTGGTACTGATAAAGATATAATGAAAGAGTTCAAAAGTGTTGGGGCAATTGATAAGATTTATGGTGTTGTCGGTCCTATAATAGGCGTTTCAGGTTTGTTAGTGGGTCTTGCTAAGAAGAAAAACATATCTGCGATTGCTTTGTTAGCTGAAACTTATGGGCACCCTGTTTTTTTAGGTTTGAAAAGTGCAAAGCAAACTTTGAGAGTTTTATCAAAAAAATATGATTTTAAGTTAAATTATAGGGAATTAAATAAAGAAATAAAACTTATGGATAAAGAGCTTCAAGGAGAACATGTTGCGCAGAGGTCTCCTAAAATGGAGCGTTTGAGAAAAATTAAGGAAACTAGTTATATTGGTTGATTAGTTAGTTGTGTAAAAAATGATTTTTTCAGAATATCAATATGAAATGCTTAGAAACTCAATACATGAAAGTATAAGTGTTGTTTATACTGATGAAGAAAATATTTTAAGGACTGCTATGTTGGCTAAATTGCAAATTTTAAATAAGATATATATTGAGTTTCTTCCTAAAACCGAATCGAAAAATGATATTTACTGTAACATTTTCTGTGATGCAGGGTTATTAGGAAGAAAAAATAATAATAAGCCTATTCAAATATTTGTTGATGGTTCTGATATGAAATCAATAGATGCAATTTTTGATTCTAAAGGCTTAGTCTATGAAAGTCCTGTGTACAGGAAACTAAAAAAAGTGATTTGATTAAATAGTTTCAAATACAAATAAATTATAAATAAGTATCTCAACTTATTGGAGACCATAAGTGATGTCTTGTTTTTGTCATGATTTAATTTTATGAAAAGTTTTAAAAGATGTGGTGATTTTCTGTTTAAATGCCTTTTACAATTGAAACCAAAAAAATTTTAGATGCTTATGTTGGGAGGAAAAATATTTCTGTTTCATTTATTGACTCAAATAAAGAAACTATGCTGTCTGTAGGAGAATTAAAAAGAGTTTATGATAATGTTATTCATTTGTTAGTTAAGGAAAATTTTAGATATAATGGTTTTTTAGAAACGCACAAAAGGCATCATTTTATTCCTCTTAAAGGTGAACATTATCAAAAAATAACTAATATTTCAGATGCTCATGGTGTTGTTTTGTATGTTGATCGCGTTTTTTAACTGTATTTTTCTAATAAAATTTTTAAATGTTGTTTTTTATTGTATATTTAATGTTGTTCACAATAAAAAATAATGAAAAAGTATTGCTTTGCAAAAATTCTGTTTTTCATAAAACTGTATTTTCTAAAGGCACTGGTTTGATGTTTCATAAAAAAATATTTGATAAAGCACACATTTTTCCTTTTGATAAAGAAAAATTTATTCCTTTAACAAACTGGTTCGTTTTTTTCCCGATAGATGTAATTTT encodes:
- a CDS encoding S1 RNA-binding domain-containing protein, which produces MFFRKHGFPEEGEIVFCTVTNVQYNSVFVKIEEYDKSGLIHISEISPGRIRNIRDYVREGKMIVCKIIKVDKHSGNIDVSLRRVTEMQKRQKTDERKQEQKAEKIIESLAEQIKRPVKEIYIEIADVVFKKYELIQQAFEDVVEKNQSLEKLGINKEYAKKLEELVREKIKPKKVEIHGTIKIKTYSENGVERVKSVLIKVEKTSKNISIKYLGAGAYSILVVAKEYKEAEKILKEGLKILEDEFDQDKSSSYSFERKDKKD
- a CDS encoding ribosome biogenesis protein, coding for MVSILKCKECGSYGLNAECACGAKRDPVKPPKFSPEDKYAKYRRKYKEQELENNSS
- a CDS encoding PAC2 family protein — protein: MPSTEENIKSRNWKITRHKKVTFKNPVLLEGLPGIANVGKIALDYLIEQYDADLVLSFFSDYLPNTVFVNEDNLVELPRIELYHKKINGNDFLFLAGDVQPSSEQGSFSFTKVILDLACEWKCSTIITLGGIGLQDIPEKPKVFCTGTDKDIMKEFKSVGAIDKIYGVVGPIIGVSGLLVGLAKKKNISAIALLAETYGHPVFLGLKSAKQTLRVLSKKYDFKLNYRELNKEIKLMDKELQGEHVAQRSPKMERLRKIKETSYIG
- a CDS encoding DUF192 domain-containing protein — protein: MLFTIKNNEKVLLCKNSVFHKTVFSKGTGLMFHKKIFDKAHIFPFDKEKFIPLTNWFVFFPIDVIFLNKKNVIVEIKEMFMPFTNYYPVKKASCVIEMPVNTIKKFKICLGDKMYY